A section of the Trichomycterus rosablanca isolate fTriRos1 chromosome 6, fTriRos1.hap1, whole genome shotgun sequence genome encodes:
- the sec16b gene encoding protein transport protein Sec16B — protein sequence MEPRGQGWHEQGPQYPRSSRRDREESYRSHHSGQQGHYPSPDTREWDRRWYTSDPHYMHYMNGLPPAPEFDPAYSSQGYAPKRTRPHSRLAYDYPHQDYRDDYNYYDPSYYRGHYGYPAGSDGSGWPVQSGWRTDGYQERTGASYTPQHGYELRRDSEQYDGTFTMKENKESLENRSGTRELTSLALNLLQAGEPGGLASSKTSGLSSSTYELSQYINGAEPSDAAPPPHSEPEVESKSVAPLKFCVPHVAVSFGPAGQLVRVAPALPSHGEPAQVEMHSLEVILSETHEQNDMRDFPGPLAREDLHKVDVITFALQMADLCLKDKTVLDVSSASLLWHLLVLLCRQNGRIVGSDIAELLVRGNRSVGVCDGDGEQLGVESLIDLSETSTPETESLNASDLLTGKPLTNEETSKQNIDNYTKLLLAGRKKEALESAMQSGLWGHALFLASKMDRRASSSVLSRFTGSLSPSDPLQTLFQFLSGKVPAVSVSYSNEKWGDWRSHLAVMLSNETGDSENHCKSIVTLGDTLASRGLLHAAHICYLTAHTPFSWYNNKTHRLVLLGSSHSASFAKFCLNSSIRCTEVFEYCQRLADPSFIIPSFQVYKFLYACRLLDCGLISQAFHYCELVAKALLIIDEPHMVLLQEVIKLVDRLKHSETQLSETSADPDWLVLLRQRLHDQQMENSGSSGVYQIATEGNVWDKEENRDHPAPDPGVMSGDLPTTEMMHTSRPEDNLRSEESQYYQPHSSHASNEQSYIPNQTDPSSTSYPQQGPSYTSYPSEQQPFPPVTQRHTSEEHQTKMYAPVPMYSLQNISAPSPDAVQSTVYNPDASYQQNAASPDQRSRSNTDVGFSAGTNMMDAYENGSALGGVDLDTTTTSEAETKETTSQKSEETKSGWFSGWFRSKPKETPQENPQTKSVHKESPFVSAFPTTPMVSPAMPPSQPTAAGVNPFSRKAGQKLPGGNMGQNITYMSQGP from the exons ATGGAGCCCAGAGGACAGGGTTGGCATGAACAAGGACCACAGTATCCCCGCTCAAGTCGCAGAGACAGAGAAGAGTCCTACAGGTCTCATCACTCAGGACAGCAGGGACACTATCCTTCTCCGGATACCAGAGAATGGGACAGACGATGGTACACTTCAGATCCACACTACATGCACTACATGAACGGTCTTCCTCCCGCACCTGAGTTCGATCCTGCATACAGCAGCCAAGGATACGCACCCAAACGAACTCGCCCACACTCCAG GCTGGCATATGATTATCCTCATCAGGACTACAGGGATGACTATAACTATTATGATCCCAGTTACTACAGAGGACATTATGGATACCCAG CAGGGTCAGATGGCAGTGGATGGCCAGTGCAGAGTGGCTGGAGGACAGATGGGTATCAGGAGCGGACAGGAGCTTCATACACACCGCAGCATGG GTATGAGCTGAGAAGAGACAGTGAGCAGTATGATGGCACGTTTACTatgaaagaaaacaaagaaagcCTGGAGAACAGGAGTGGAACCAGAGAG CTCACATCTCTGGCACTGAATCTTCTCCAGGCAGGTGAACCTGGAGGCTTGGCCAGTTCCAAAACCTCTGGTCTGTCATCCAGTACCTATGAACTCAGCCAATACATTAACGGGGCTGAACCAAGCGATGCTGCACCACCACCTCACTCAG AGCCTGAGGTCGAGTCCAAGTCGGTGGCTCCTCTGAAGTTCTGTGTTCCTCATGTGGCTGTAAGTTTTGGACCTGCAGGGCAGCTGGTGAGAGTCGCTCCAGCTTTACCTTCTCATGGTGAACCAGCTCAGGTGGAAATGCACAGTCTGGAG GTTATTCTGAGTGAAACCCATGAGCAGAATGATATGAGAGACTTTCCTGGACCTTTAGCCAG gGAGGATCTGCATAAGGTGGATGTCATTACCTTTGCCCTGCAGATGGCTGATCTCTGTCTAAAAGATAAGACCGTGCTTGATGTTTCATCTGCTTCCCTTCTGTGGCATCTACTGGTACTGCTGTGTAGACAGAACGGG AGAATTGTAGGTTCGGACATTGCAGAGCTGCTGGTTAGAGGAAATCGCTCTGTGGGAGTGTGTGATGGAGACGGTGAACAGCTGGGCGTAGAGAGCCTGATTGATCTGAGTGAAACTTCAACACCGGAGACAGAGAGCCTGAACGCTTCAGATCTGCTGACCGGAAAACCtctcactaatgaagaaacatcaaaacaaaacatcgATAATTACACCAAACTCCTGCTGGCTGGGAGAAAGAAG GAGGCGTTGGAATCAGCTATGCAGAGTGGTTTATGGGGTCATGCCCTGTTTCTGGCCAGCAAGATGGACCGCAGGGCCTCCAGCTCAGTACTAAGCAG GTTTACAGGCAGTCTCTCTCCCAGCGATCCACTCCAAACCCTCTTCCAGTTCCTTTCTGGAAAGGTTCCAGCTGTTTCAGTG TCGTACAGTAATGAGAAGTGGGGTGACTGGAGGTCTCATCTTGCCGTCATGTTATCCAATGAGACGGGAGATTCTGAAAATCACTGCAAGTCTATTGTCACACTGGGTGATACGCTAG CCTCCAGAGGTCTACTGCATGCGGCTCATATCTGCTACCTCACAGCTCACACTCCATTCAGCTGgtacaacaacaaaacacatcGTCTGGTGCTACTGGGCAGCAGTCACAG TGCTTCATTTGCAAAATTCTGCTTGAACTCGTCTATCCGCTGCACTGAGGTGTTCGAGTATTGCCAGAGACTCGCAGACCCGTCCTTTATCATCCCTTCATTCCAG GTGTATAAGTTCCTGTATGCATGTCGGCTACTGGACTGTGGTCTGATCTCACAGGCATTTCATTACTGTGAGCTTGTGGCTAAAGCACTGCTCATCATTGATGAACCACACATGGTGCTACTACAGGAAGTAATAAAG TTGGTGGACAGACTAAAACACTCAGAAACACAGCTCAGCGAGACCAGTGCTGATCCGGACTGGCTGGTTCTCCTGCGACAGCGACTCCATGACCAGCAG ATGGAGAACTCTGGGAGTAGTGGTGTGTACCAAATAGCAACTGAAGGCAATGTTTGGGACAAAGAAGAGAACAGGGACCATCCAG cTCCTGACCCAGGAGTCATGTCAGGAGATTTGCCTACCACTGAGATGATGCATACCTCTCGTCCTGAGGATAATCTTAGATCTGAAGAGTCGCAGTACTATCAACCTCATTCCTCCCATGCCTCCAATGAGCAGTCTTACATCCCTAACCAAACTGATCCCTCCTCTACCTCTTACCCACAACAAGGTCCATCGTACACATCCTACCCCTCAGAGCAACAGCCTTTCCCCCCGGTAACCCAACGACATACTTCTGAAGAACATCAGACTAAAATGTATGCACCAGTGCCCATGTACTCCCTCCAGAACATTTCTGCACCTTCACCAGATGCAGTTCAGAGCACTGTTTATAATCCTGATGCTTCATACCAACAAAATGCTGCCAGTCCAGATCAGAGGAGCCGTAGTAACACAG ATGTTGGATTCTCTGCTGGTACAAACATG ATGGATGCTTACGAAAATGGTTCTGCTCTTGGTGGTGTTGACCTGGATACGACAACCACATCTGAAGCTGAAACAAAGGAAACAACCAGTCAAAAATCAGAG GAAACAAAGTCTGGATGGTTTAGTGGATGGTTCAGGTCAAAGCCTAAAGAAACTCCACAAGAAAATCCACAAACCAAGTCTGTTCACAAG
- the gadd45ab gene encoding growth arrest and DNA-damage-inducible, alpha, b: MCNMTYEEFCGENATERMDSVAKALEEVLTASLPQGCITVGVYEAAKSLNVDPDNVVLCLLATDEEDVQDVALQIHFTLIQAFCCENDINILRVNNMRRLAEILEGVRPIGGEPIDLHCILVTKPQSSACKDPALSKLNCFCRDSRCLDQWVPVINLPER; this comes from the exons ATGTGCAATATGACCTATGAGGAGTTTTGTGGAGAAAACGCTACAGAAAG AATGGACTCTGTGGCAAAGGCGCTGGAAGAAGTCCTGACCGCTTCATTACCTCAGGGCTGCATCACTGTGGGAGTCTACGAGGCTGCAAAGTCACTCAACGT AGATCCAGATAACGTGGTCTTGTGTCTGCTGGCGACGGATGAGGAGGACGTCCAGGACGTCGCCCTGCAGATCCACTTCACGCTTATCCAGGCGTTCTGCTGTGAAAACGACATCAATATCCTGCGTGTGAACAACATGAGAAGGTTGGCAGAGATCCTGGAGGGTGTCAGACCTATCGGGGGAGAGCCCATAGACTTGCACTGCATCCTTGTCACG AAACCTCAGTCGTCTGCATGCAAAGATCCAGCGCTGAGCAAACTGAATTGTTTCTGCAGAGACAGTCGCTGCCTGGACCAGTGGGTGCCCGTCATTAACCTCCCAGAGCGATGA